The window GACGGCCTGTAAATCGGAAAATGACGTTCCGCTTTCCGTGACGCGTACGTACGTCAAGTCGGTCGACGTCGGAACGTTTCCAACCGCTCGGCGTGCCTTTCAGGTAACGCGCTGCAATCAGTGCGACGACGCGCCGTGCGTCGCAGCTTGTCCTACGACGGCGATGTATCGCCGGCCCGATGGAATCGTCGATTTCAATAAGTCGATCTGCATCGGTTGTAAGGCCTGTATCGCGGCCTGCCCGTACGACGCCATCTTCATCAATCCGCGCGATCACTCGGCCGAGAAGTGCAACTTCTGTGCGCATCGTCTTGACATGAACCTCGAGCCGGCTTGCGTCGTCGTCTGTCCGACCGAGGCGATTATCATCGGCGACATGGACGATCCAACGACCAAGGTTGCGCAAATCATCAACCGTCAGCCCGTCAATGTGCGCCGTCCGGAGAAGGAAACGCATCCGAAATTGTTCTATCGCGGCGCGCATCAAGCGACGCTCGATCCGATTGCAGCGAGACGTCCTCCGGGAGACCTCTACGCGTGGGCGACGCAGCCGCAGGGGCCAAACGAAATTGGTTCGGGTCATCCGGGGCCGCATGCGAATTCGTCGGCGGCCGCGCTGCTCTCGTACGATGTTTCGCACAAGGCGCCGTGGGATTGGCGCGTCAGCCTCTATACGTGGACGAAGAGTCTTGCTGCGGGCATCTATCTTGCTGCGGTACTGGTTGCAATCTTCGGCGGGATCTCGTGGACGAGCGCGTTGATGCGCTGGGTTGTCCCGATTGGCTCCGGCGTCTTCCTTGGAATAACCGGATTGGTGTTGATTGCGGATCTCGAGCATCCCGAGCGCTTCTATTTGATCTTCACCAAGCATCAGTGGCGAAGCTGGCTTGTGCGCGGCGCGTTCATCATCGGCGGGTACTCGATCATCTTGCTCATTCATTTTCTCGCGAGCTTGAGCGGAAACGTCGTCATTCAACAGCGCGCCGCAATCGCGGGCGTTCCGCTCTCGCTCATGACCGCCGTCTACACCGGCTATCTCTTCGCGCAAGCCAAGGGGCGCGATCTATGGCAGAATCCGCTCTTGCCGCCGCATCTGTTCGTGCAGGCAATCCTCGCGGGCTCGTGCGTCCTCTCGGCGTTTTCGATCGCGCTCGATCTGCCCTCACGCGACGCGCTGTTGTGGCTCGTCTCGATTTCGGCGCTCGCGCAGTTGTTGTTCGTGCTGGCTGAGTTTACACTCGGACATCCGACTGCACACGCTCGGCTTGCCGCGCATCAGATGATCGCGGGCAAGTACGCACGCTGGTTCTGGCCCTCGATAGCCGGTATAGCCGTTGCAGTCTTCGCGCCCTGGGTGTGGTGGATTGCAATCTTCATCGCGCTCGTCGCGCTGTTCTTGTACGAGCACGCGTACGTGCAAGCCGGCCAATCGGTACCGTTGGCATGAGCGACGAAACGTTCTATCAGGGCCCTAGCCGGACGCATCTGGCGTCGTTTCCACCCAAAGAGCGCTGGAACGACTGGGTCGAGATCGAGTCCAAGGCCTGGCCGCAGCGCGAAGAGCACCATTATTCGCTCGTTCCGACAACGTGCTTCAATTGCGAATCGGCGTGCGGACTGCTGGCGTACATCGATAAAGAGACGGGCGAGATCCGCAAGTTTGAAGGCAATCCCGAACATCCGGGTTCGCGCGGACGAAATTGCGCAAAGGGCCCGGCAACGATCAATCAAGTCAAAGACGTTGATAGAATCGCGTTTCCGCTCAAGCGTGCCGGCGAACGTGGCGACGGTAAATGGGTGCAGGTTGGTTGGGATGAGGCGCTCGACGACATCGCCGCCCGCATTCGCCGTGCAATCGTCGAAGAGCGCGAGAACGAGATCATGTATCACGTGGGCCGTCCAGGCGAGGACGGTTACACCGAACGCGTCATGGGCGCATGGGGCATCGACGGACACAACTCCCACACGAATATCTGCAGCTCGGCAGCTCGCGCCGGCTATGCGTTCTGGATGGGTATCGATCGTCCCAGCCCCGATCACGCAAATGCGGACGTCATCTTCCTCATAAGCTCGCATCTCGAAGCCGGGCATTATTTCAATCCGCACGCGCAGCGAATCATTGAGGCAAAGGCGGCCGGCGCGAAGATCATCGTATTCGACATTCGCCTATCGAACACGGCGACACACGCCGACCATTGGCTCGCCCCGCAACCTGGGAGCGAGGCCGCGATTCTGCTCGCCATGGCGCGCAATCTGGTCGAGACGGGACGCTACAATCGTGAGTTCGTGCGTCGCTGGTGGAACTGGGATGAATATCTTGCGAACGAGCGGCCGGAACTTCCGCGCACGTTCGAAAGCTTCGAGAAGGCGTTCCTCGAGCTGTATTCTGATTTCACGTTTGAGTATGCGGCCCAAGAAGCCGGCGTCGCCATCGACCAGTTGCGCACGATTACTGATGTCGTCGCCGGCGCTGGTACGCGGCTGTCGAGCCACAATTGGCGCTCCGCAGCGGCCGGGCATCTTGGCGGTTGGCAAGTATCGCGCACGCTCTTCCTTTTAAATGCGCTCATGGGTGCAGTTGCGACCGAGGGCGGCGTCTATCCGAATGCGTGGAACAAGTTCGTTCCGAAGCCCATTCACGCGACGCCGCATCCGAAGCGTTGGAACAACGTAACGTGGCCTGAGCAATATCCTCTAGCCTATCACGAGATGTCGTTCTTGTTGCCGCATTTGCTGCGAGACCAGAACCGCAAACTCGACGTTTACTTCACGCGCGTCTACAACCCCGTTTGGACGAATCCGGATGGTATGTCGTGGATCGAGATGTTCAAGGAGACCGGTCGAATCGGCTTGCACGTCGCGCTGACGCCGACGTGGAGCGAAACCGCGTATTTCGCGGACTACGTCTTACCGATGGGTCTCGGTCCGGAACGTCACGATATTCATTCGTACGAAACGCACGACGCCCAGTGGCTCGGATTCCGTCAACCCGTCGTACGGACGGCGCGCGAACGCGACGGCGAAAAATTCACCGACACCCGCGACGCCAACCCCGGTCAAGTTTGGGAAGAGAACGAGTTTTGGATCGAGATGTCGTGGCGCATCGATCCCGACGGCAAGCTCGGCATCCGCAAGTACTTCGAATCGAAGAAGAAGCCTGGAGAGAAGCTGACGCTCGATGAGTACTACGGTTTTATATTCGAGAACTCTGTGCCCGGATTGCCGGAACGTGCCGCTGCAGAAAATTTGACGCCGCTTGCATTCATGCGTAAGTACGGGGCCTTCGAAGTTGCACGCAATATCGGTGCGCAGCACGAGATCTCCGTACCGCAAAGCGAGCTCGAAGACGTCGCGGTCTCGGAATTAGGGCGCGTCTACACGCGCGCCGCGAAGCCAGCGCCTGAAAACATCGTTCCGCTTCCCGCGCCCGACGACGATCCGGATGGACGCCGCCCCGTAGGCGTGCAGGTCGATGGTCAAATCCTGCGCGGCTGGCCGACGCCGAGCGGTAAGCTCGAATTCTATTCCTCGACGCTTGCGACATGGGGTTGGCGCGAATACGCGACGCCGCAGTACATCAAGAGTCACGTTCATCCCGATAACCTGAAGCCCGGGCAGATGGTGCTCAATCCGATTTTCCGTTTGCCGACGCAGATTCACACGCGCAGCGCAAATGCGAAATGGCTCGACGAGCTCGCGCACGTCAATCCGCTGTGGATCAATCCGATCGATGCAGAAAAGCTTGGCGGGATCACGACGGGCGATCTCGTCCGCATCACGACCGAGATCGGTTACTTCGTGCTCAAGGCGTGGGTGACGGAGGGGATTCGTCCGGGAGTCGTTGCTTGCAGTCACCACATGGGCCGTTGGAAGGTGGGTGAGACCGGTCAACGGCAGATGGCTGCGACGGTCGGTCTCGATCGAGACGAATCGCGCTGGAGCATGCGACGCAAAGCGGGCATCTCGCCATTTAAGTCGGACGATCCCGACACGCAGCGCATTTGGTGGACCGACGTCGGCGTTCATCAGAATCTGACATTCTGCGTGCAGCCAGACCCGATTTCGGGGATGCACTGTTGGCACCAAGCCGTTACCGTCGAGCGGGCGCAACCCGGCGACGCGTACGGCAACGTGTTCGTCGATACCGAAAAGAGTCGCGCGGCCTACACGAAATGGAAAGCGATGACGCGCCCCGCCAGCCGCTATTCGCCCAACGCGACGCGACGCCCGTGGTGGTTCCTTCGTCCACTGCGTCCGAGCCGTAACGAATACAAACTCCCCGTTTGAAGTTCCCGGACGTTCTGGGATTCCTCGCGATCGGCTTTGTGCTCGGCGACGCGGGGTTGCGCGTCATTCATATTCCGCTGGCTTCACAGGCAAGCGGCGTCCTCATCGCGCTCGCGGCTTCCGTCATCTTGTACGATTGCGGACACGATCTCGACCGCGAGCATCTCGGCTCGGCGTGGCGCAGTCTGGTATTACTCGTCACCGTAGGCGTCGTCATTACGGCGGGGCTCGCAGCGCTGGCATCGCACGTTGCCTTCGGGTGGGATTGGCCGACGGCCGTTCTCTTCGGGACCATCATTGCGGCGACGGATCCGGCCGCGGTGATTCCGATATTGCGGCAGTCCGGTGTTTCGCAGCGCATCAGCAATGTTGCGCAGGCAGAATCGGCGCTCAACGACGTGATCGGTGCGGTGTTGACGATCTTTGCGCTCGCGATCGTGCAGAGAGGACATATGAACTCGGCTTCAGCCGTTTCCACCGTCGCCGTCACGCTGCTCTACGGCGCGGCATTCGTGGCGGGACTCGCACATCGCGGTGAGCGTCAACGGATCTTCTCTGCGCTTACGGTCGTCGCGCGATGCATCGTTTTTGTTCTCTTGGGCGCTGCGCTCAACCCCGGGACTGCGGCATTCCCGTTGGTTGCGACCGCACTTTTCGCAGCGGCGTTCATGCTGTTGATTCGACCGGCCGCGGTCTTCGCGTCGCTCTGGGCGGATCGTGTGCACCGCTGGGATCTGCGCGAGCTTCTGATGCTTTCGTGGGTGCGCGAGACGGGCGTCATGTCCGCCGCGCTAGCCGCGAACGTCGTGGCGCTCGCGGTCCCGAACGCAGAATCGATCGTCGCGAAGACGACGGCCGTCATCGTCGCAACGGTCGTCATTCAAGGGCTCACGACGGGAACGTTTGCGCGAGCGCTCGGTGTAGCTAGCGCGCCGCCCGCATCTGGAAAGTAAAACGATCCGAGCGATAGAGACTGTGCCCGCACAGAATTGGGCGCTCGCCGCTCGTGTAGAAGGTGACCTTACGGCTTAGCAACGCGTGTCCGCGTGCGACGCCGAGAATTTTGGCAACGCCGGCATCGGCGTTGATTGCGCCGACTTCCTGCTCAACGGAGGCAGCCTCCACGCCGCTCTCGCGCGCAATCGTAGCGAAGAGCGATTGCCGGCGCGCATCTTCGCGCGTAATGCCGCGGCTGCACCAGCCGGCAACATAGCGCACATCGTAGGCGCCCGGTTCGTCGTCAGCGACGCGGATGCGGCGCACGAGCACGACTTCGCTGCCTTGCGCCACTTGCAGTGCAGCGGCAACGTCCGGTTCGGCGGACACGCGGCGGAATGTGAGAATCTTGGCGAGCGGATCGAGATGCGGAAGATTCCAGTCTTGCATGAAGCGCTCGACGCCGTCGAGGTGCAGCGCGAGCCGCGCCTGCCGGACCAGAAACGTTCCGCGTCCCGGTACCCGCTTGACGACGCCGCGGCGCACCAGCTCGGCAATCGCATTGCGCGCCGTCATTCGACTCACACCGAAGCGCTCCATCAACGCCGCATCCGAGAGCAGACGCTGCTCGCCTTCAGGAAGCGTTTGCAAATCCTCAAGCAAGCGCAGCTTGATCTGCTCGTACAACGGCATGGGGCCGGTACGGTCGATGGGCTTGGGCCTGCTCGAAGGGTGAGCCATATGGAATCGCCTATTGAACAAATGTACGGACAGGTCTAGACTATGGCTTAGCGCCGAGAGCGTCAAGAGGAATAGGGGTTCCAGCACCAACCATGGCACTGGCAGTTGAACAACGTAGCGATGCGGCGACGATCGTTGCCAAGCTGATTGCGCGTGGGCGCGAAGCCCAGCTCGCGATTCGTGACTACACGCAAGAGCAAACGAATCAGCTTGTGACCGCGGTCGCATGGGCGTGTTACAAGCCCGAGAACGCCGAGCGCTTAGCGCGGCTTGCAATCGAAGATACGGGTCTTGGCCGTTACGAGCACAAGGTCATCAAAAATCAGCGCAAGACGTTCGGCACGCTGCGCGACTTGCTCGATCCGGGCGCGATATCGGTCGGTGTCATGCGCGAGGATCGCGAGCTGGGACTAACGTTGATCGCAAAGCCGGTTGGTGTCGTCGCGGCGGTCTGCCCGTCGACGAATCCGTCCGCGACCCCGATCAACAAAACGATGATGATCATCAAGGGACGCAACGCGACGATTCTTGCGCCCTCGCCGAAAGGCGCGACCACATGCGAGCTCGTCGTAGAACTCGTGCACGAGCAACTGCGTAAGCTCGGCGCTCCCTTGGACCTCGTGCAGATGTTGCCGCAGCCGATCTCAAAAGAGCTCACGCACGAGCTGATGCGGCAAGCCGACGTCGTGGTAGCGACCGGTTCGCAAAACAACGTTCGCGCAGCATATTCATCCGGGACACCGGCGCTCGGCGTCGGCGCCGGAAACACACCGGCGATCATCGATGAGACGGCCGATCTCGATGATGCAGCAGCCAAGATCAAATTGAGCAAGTGTTTCGACTACGCGACGAGCTGTTCGTCCGAGAACTCCGTTTTGATTCCGTCCGCCCGCTACGCGCAAACGATCGATGCGTTGCGGCGGCAAGGCGGCTACTTGCTTGATGCCAAGCAAAAAGCGCAGCTCGAAAAGGTAATGTTCCCCGGCGGCAAGCTTAGTCAGAAGATCGTTGCGCAATCACCGAAGACAATCGCGGAAGTTGCGGGCTTCGAAGATCCCGCGACACACACGGCTGAGTTCTTTATGGTCGAGGAGACCGGCGTAGGCGACGAGTTCCCATTCTCGGGCGAAAAGCTCTCGGTCGTGCTCACCGTGTACCGCTACGATACCTTCGACGACGCGGTCGATCTGGTCGGACGCATCTTGCGCTACAGCGGGATGGGTCACTCGGTAGCGATTCATACCAAAACCTCGGAGCGCGCGGCGCGTCTCGCCCACGAGCTCGACGTCGTTCGCGTTCTCGTCAATCAACCGCACAGTTTCAACAACGGCGGTGGATTCGACAACGGTCTGAATTTCACGTTGACGATGGGCTGCGGTTCATGGGCAAAGAACAGCATCAGCGAAAATCTCTCGTACAAACACTTCCTCAACACGACACATCTCGTGCGGCAAATCCCCGAACGTAAGCCGACTGAAGAAGCGCTGTTCGGTTCGTATTGGAAGCGCTTTGGTCGGTGACGGACCGAGCGTAGTGGGATCGTGCATTAGCGACAGGGTTGTTGCGAGGTCGGCTTGGGGGCCCCATGCGCAGCATGGGGAGTGCGGAGCCTGGGGCGGAGCACCTTTGAAGTGAACGTCCCTGAATACATCGCGAAGTCGTTGCTTCGCGACGCGGGCATCGTCACGCCGGACGGCGAGGTGGCGCGTGATGCACGTGCTGCAGCCGACCACGCTCGCAAGCTCGGCGGACGTGTCGCAATCAAGGCGCAAATCCCGGCCGGCAAACGTGGCAAATCGGGCGGAATCGCTTTTGCTGAAACCCCGGAAGAAGCGGAGGCCAAGGCGGCGGCGCTCATCGGTCGCGAGGTAGCCGGACATCGCGTCGATGAGGTCTTGATCGAGTCCGCGGCCGACATCGAGCGCGAGCTTTACGTCGCGATTCTCAACGACGGCTCGAGTCGCGGACCACTGCTGCTCTTTTCGCGCGAGGGCGGCATCGAGATCGAGGAGCAGGGCGAAACGATCGTTCGCCGGGCACTCGACGTTCGAACTGGTTTGGATGCCGCGACTGCGCGCGAGATCGCGGGCGACGACGCACTCGCAGAGCTGATGCAAAAGATGTACGAACGCTTCATCGCGCTCGACTGCGAGCTGCTCGAGATCAATCCGCTTGCGCGCGAGCGTTCCGGCCGTTATATCGCTCTCGATTGCAAGATGACGCTTGACGATTCGGCGCGCCCACGTCAAAAAGAGCTATTCGCGCGCATCGAGACTGCAACGGGTCCGCTCGGGACGACGCTCGAACAACGCGCGCGCGCCGCGAGTCTGTATTTTATCGAGCTGGACGGCGAGGTCGGCGTGCTTGCGAACGGCGCAGGCTTGACGATGACGACGCTGGATGCCGTACATCTGCACGGTGGAAAGCCGGCGAACTTCCTCGAGATCGGCGGCGAAGCTTACACGAAGGCAACGGTTGCGCTCGAGCTCGTTCTCTCGAACCCGCGTGTGCGTAGTGTTCTGGTCAATTTCTGCGGCGCGTTTGCGCGCACCGACGTTATGGCCGAGGGCGTCGCGCAGGCCTACGAAACGCTGCGGCCGAGCGTCCCGTTCTTCTTTTCGATTCACGGCACCGGAGAAGAGCGCGCGATCGAGATCGTTCGCGAGCGCTTAGGGATCGAGCCGTTCGCGCTGATGGATGACGCCGTCAAGGCCGCGATTGCTGCCGCGCGTGAGCCGGCGGGAGTACGCGCATGATTCTGCGTCGGGATCAAACCGTGCTCGTTCAAGGCATCACGGGAAAACAAGCCTCCTTTTGGACCGAAAAAATGCTTGCTTGCGGAACGAGGATCGTTGCCGGCTCGAGCCCGGGAAAAGGCGGCAACAATGTATTCGGTATTCCGGTGTACGATTCGGCAGTCGCAGCCGCTGCAACGCACTCGATCGACTGCACGGTGCTCTTCACGCCGCCGATGGCAACGAAGCTCGCAGTCTTCGATGCGCTCGAGGCTGGGATTCGCAATCTCGTCGTGCTGGCGGAGCATGTTCCCGTGCACGACGTGATGGAGTTCGTTGCTGCCGCAAAAGGCGTTGGCGCGCAGCTCGTTGGTCCGAATACTGCTGGCGTCGTGACGCCCGGCGAATGCGCGGTCGGCATCATGCCCGGCTTCGCGGAGAATATTTTTCAGCCAGGTTCGGTTGGTGTGATCTCGCGCAGCGGAAGTCTGGGCACGCTGATTTGCCTCGACATCGTGCGCGCCGGCTTCGGCGAATCGGCGTTTCTCGGCATCGGCGGCGATCCGGTGCTCGGGACGACGACCGCGGATGCATTGCGTATCTTCGACGGCGACGCGAAAACCAAAGCTGTCGTCATCGTTGGCGAGCTTGGCGGCACAATGGAAGAAGAGGCCGCCGAATATGCTGCGCAAACAAAGATGTCGTCGCGCAAGCCGATCGTCGCGTTCATTGCGGGCCGCAGCGCGCCGCCCGGAAGACGAATGGGACATGCCGGCGCTATTGTTATAGGTTCGCGCGGAAGCGGTGAATCGAAAGTTCGGGCGCTGCGCGACGCAGGTGCAACGGTCCTTGATACACCATCCGACATAGGGTCGGTTCTTCGCAACGTTCTCTCGTGAGAGGTAACTAGATGGCCATCGAAACTCGTCCCAAACCCGACGTCAAGTCCGCGGGCTACTCGCGGCCGCTCTCACGGATGACGCCGAGCGAAGCGTTCGTTGAAACGTTGCGTGCGGAAGGCGTCACGCTTGCACCGGGAATCGTCGGATCGGCGTACATGGATGCGCTCGATCTCTTCCCGGCAGCCGGCATTCGCTTCTTGCCCGTCGCGCACGAACAAAACGCCGTCCACATGGCCGACGGTTGGGGACGCATGACTGGGCGCCCGACGATCGCAATCGCGCAGAACGGTC of the Candidatus Baltobacteraceae bacterium genome contains:
- a CDS encoding 4Fe-4S dicluster domain-containing protein — its product is METSHQPRYAKVIDHTRCIGCHACTTACKSENDVPLSVTRTYVKSVDVGTFPTARRAFQVTRCNQCDDAPCVAACPTTAMYRRPDGIVDFNKSICIGCKACIAACPYDAIFINPRDHSAEKCNFCAHRLDMNLEPACVVVCPTEAIIIGDMDDPTTKVAQIINRQPVNVRRPEKETHPKLFYRGAHQATLDPIAARRPPGDLYAWATQPQGPNEIGSGHPGPHANSSAAALLSYDVSHKAPWDWRVSLYTWTKSLAAGIYLAAVLVAIFGGISWTSALMRWVVPIGSGVFLGITGLVLIADLEHPERFYLIFTKHQWRSWLVRGAFIIGGYSIILLIHFLASLSGNVVIQQRAAIAGVPLSLMTAVYTGYLFAQAKGRDLWQNPLLPPHLFVQAILAGSCVLSAFSIALDLPSRDALLWLVSISALAQLLFVLAEFTLGHPTAHARLAAHQMIAGKYARWFWPSIAGIAVAVFAPWVWWIAIFIALVALFLYEHAYVQAGQSVPLA
- a CDS encoding molybdopterin-dependent oxidoreductase, which gives rise to MSDETFYQGPSRTHLASFPPKERWNDWVEIESKAWPQREEHHYSLVPTTCFNCESACGLLAYIDKETGEIRKFEGNPEHPGSRGRNCAKGPATINQVKDVDRIAFPLKRAGERGDGKWVQVGWDEALDDIAARIRRAIVEERENEIMYHVGRPGEDGYTERVMGAWGIDGHNSHTNICSSAARAGYAFWMGIDRPSPDHANADVIFLISSHLEAGHYFNPHAQRIIEAKAAGAKIIVFDIRLSNTATHADHWLAPQPGSEAAILLAMARNLVETGRYNREFVRRWWNWDEYLANERPELPRTFESFEKAFLELYSDFTFEYAAQEAGVAIDQLRTITDVVAGAGTRLSSHNWRSAAAGHLGGWQVSRTLFLLNALMGAVATEGGVYPNAWNKFVPKPIHATPHPKRWNNVTWPEQYPLAYHEMSFLLPHLLRDQNRKLDVYFTRVYNPVWTNPDGMSWIEMFKETGRIGLHVALTPTWSETAYFADYVLPMGLGPERHDIHSYETHDAQWLGFRQPVVRTARERDGEKFTDTRDANPGQVWEENEFWIEMSWRIDPDGKLGIRKYFESKKKPGEKLTLDEYYGFIFENSVPGLPERAAAENLTPLAFMRKYGAFEVARNIGAQHEISVPQSELEDVAVSELGRVYTRAAKPAPENIVPLPAPDDDPDGRRPVGVQVDGQILRGWPTPSGKLEFYSSTLATWGWREYATPQYIKSHVHPDNLKPGQMVLNPIFRLPTQIHTRSANAKWLDELAHVNPLWINPIDAEKLGGITTGDLVRITTEIGYFVLKAWVTEGIRPGVVACSHHMGRWKVGETGQRQMAATVGLDRDESRWSMRRKAGISPFKSDDPDTQRIWWTDVGVHQNLTFCVQPDPISGMHCWHQAVTVERAQPGDAYGNVFVDTEKSRAAYTKWKAMTRPASRYSPNATRRPWWFLRPLRPSRNEYKLPV
- a CDS encoding cation:proton antiporter, yielding MKFPDVLGFLAIGFVLGDAGLRVIHIPLASQASGVLIALAASVILYDCGHDLDREHLGSAWRSLVLLVTVGVVITAGLAALASHVAFGWDWPTAVLFGTIIAATDPAAVIPILRQSGVSQRISNVAQAESALNDVIGAVLTIFALAIVQRGHMNSASAVSTVAVTLLYGAAFVAGLAHRGERQRIFSALTVVARCIVFVLLGAALNPGTAAFPLVATALFAAAFMLLIRPAAVFASLWADRVHRWDLRELLMLSWVRETGVMSAALAANVVALAVPNAESIVAKTTAVIVATVVIQGLTTGTFARALGVASAPPASGK
- a CDS encoding GntR family transcriptional regulator; translation: MPLYEQIKLRLLEDLQTLPEGEQRLLSDAALMERFGVSRMTARNAIAELVRRGVVKRVPGRGTFLVRQARLALHLDGVERFMQDWNLPHLDPLAKILTFRRVSAEPDVAAALQVAQGSEVVLVRRIRVADDEPGAYDVRYVAGWCSRGITREDARRQSLFATIARESGVEAASVEQEVGAINADAGVAKILGVARGHALLSRKVTFYTSGERPILCGHSLYRSDRFTFQMRAAR
- a CDS encoding aldehyde dehydrogenase family protein, yielding MALAVEQRSDAATIVAKLIARGREAQLAIRDYTQEQTNQLVTAVAWACYKPENAERLARLAIEDTGLGRYEHKVIKNQRKTFGTLRDLLDPGAISVGVMREDRELGLTLIAKPVGVVAAVCPSTNPSATPINKTMMIIKGRNATILAPSPKGATTCELVVELVHEQLRKLGAPLDLVQMLPQPISKELTHELMRQADVVVATGSQNNVRAAYSSGTPALGVGAGNTPAIIDETADLDDAAAKIKLSKCFDYATSCSSENSVLIPSARYAQTIDALRRQGGYLLDAKQKAQLEKVMFPGGKLSQKIVAQSPKTIAEVAGFEDPATHTAEFFMVEETGVGDEFPFSGEKLSVVLTVYRYDTFDDAVDLVGRILRYSGMGHSVAIHTKTSERAARLAHELDVVRVLVNQPHSFNNGGGFDNGLNFTLTMGCGSWAKNSISENLSYKHFLNTTHLVRQIPERKPTEEALFGSYWKRFGR
- a CDS encoding ATP-grasp domain-containing protein — its product is MNVPEYIAKSLLRDAGIVTPDGEVARDARAAADHARKLGGRVAIKAQIPAGKRGKSGGIAFAETPEEAEAKAAALIGREVAGHRVDEVLIESAADIERELYVAILNDGSSRGPLLLFSREGGIEIEEQGETIVRRALDVRTGLDAATAREIAGDDALAELMQKMYERFIALDCELLEINPLARERSGRYIALDCKMTLDDSARPRQKELFARIETATGPLGTTLEQRARAASLYFIELDGEVGVLANGAGLTMTTLDAVHLHGGKPANFLEIGGEAYTKATVALELVLSNPRVRSVLVNFCGAFARTDVMAEGVAQAYETLRPSVPFFFSIHGTGEERAIEIVRERLGIEPFALMDDAVKAAIAAAREPAGVRA
- a CDS encoding CoA-binding protein, giving the protein MILRRDQTVLVQGITGKQASFWTEKMLACGTRIVAGSSPGKGGNNVFGIPVYDSAVAAAATHSIDCTVLFTPPMATKLAVFDALEAGIRNLVVLAEHVPVHDVMEFVAAAKGVGAQLVGPNTAGVVTPGECAVGIMPGFAENIFQPGSVGVISRSGSLGTLICLDIVRAGFGESAFLGIGGDPVLGTTTADALRIFDGDAKTKAVVIVGELGGTMEEEAAEYAAQTKMSSRKPIVAFIAGRSAPPGRRMGHAGAIVIGSRGSGESKVRALRDAGATVLDTPSDIGSVLRNVLS